CCCTATAACACCGTTGGCCCAAATACTTGATCAACGAGGCAGATAGCGTGTCGTTTCTGCGAGATCCCAAACGCTTCATTGCAGTGCTGATCGCCGGCGTGGCCGGCTTAATTGTCTTGATCGATTTCACAAGCATCGTATCACCGATCGATACGGTCGCGCGGCTGCTGATCGATTGGGCCGCGCTGCTGGCTGTGCTGGCACTGATTGTTGGCCTGCTCAGCGTGGTGAATAGCCACCTGGGGCGTGTGCTCAAGCGCCAGCCCGATTGGGGCTACAGCCTGGTGCTGCTGCTGGCGATGCTGCTGGTGATCATCAGCGGCACGGTGATCGGGCCGACGCCAAGCGGCTATACGCTGTTTCCACAGGGCCTGGTCGAGCAGCCTATCCGCGATGTGTTTAGCGCCTTCTACGAGCCGCTGGCCGCCTCCTTCCTGGCCCTGCTGGCATTCTTCAGCCTGAGCGCCGCACTGCGTGCGCTACGCCGCCGCACCATCGATGCACTGGTTATTCTCGTGGTTGCGATGCTGGTGCTGGCACTCGCCGCGCTGCCACAGCTTGCGAGCCTGCCGCTGCTCGGCCAGAGCGTCGCGTGGCTGAACACGTATGTCGCACTGGCCGGCGCGCGTGGCCTGCTGATTGGCGCGGCGCTGGGCGCGGTGGTAGCTGGAGTACGTGTATTGCTGGGCTTCGATCAGCCCTATCTTGACCGCTAAGGGAGCGCTTTGGTGAGCAGCGATCCATCCGACGACAACAAGAACCTGCCGCCCTGGCTACGCGATGTGCCGCTACCACCCCGGCCACAAACCGGCACGCCGCCCGAGCCTACCAGCGCCGCACCGCCGGCAGCTGCGGCCCTGCCCGAGTGGCTGCGCGATCTAGGCGACGATACGCCGGCACCCACAATGCCCGAGCCTGCCAGCACGACACCGGCCGCGCTGCCTAACTGGCTGAGCGCGGCGCCTGCGGCAGCCCCGCCGGCCGGTGCAGCCCAGCTGCCCGACTGGCTGCACGATCTGGCCGATGATGGCGCGCCAGCCGCGCCGGCCGCGCCAACCCCGAGTTCCGATCTGTCGCCCTCGGCCCTGCCGGCCTGGCTACAGGATACGCAGCAGAGTAGCCCGCCGTCAAGCTCGCCGAGCGAGCCGGAGCCGCCCGCCAACGACGCGCCTGATGCCGACGACGCAGTCATCCCCGATTGGCTCAAGGGCCTCTCAGCCGACATCCCGGCCGACGCCGTTAGCGAGACTGCCGAATGGCTGAGTGCGCCGCCCAGCCCGGCCGATACGCCGACCCTGCCGCCCAGCGATGCGGCTGCGCTGCCCAGTTGGCTTGGCGACCCCGGCCCGGCCGACACGCCGACCCTGCCGCCCAGCGATGCGGCTGCGCTGCCCAGTTGGCTTGGCGACCCCGGCCCGGCCGATGCCGTTAGCGAGACTGCCGAATGGCTGAGTGCGCCGCCCGGTCCGGCCAACACGCCGACCCTGCCGCCTAGCGATGCGGCTGCGCCACCGGCCGGCAGCCCGGCTGCGAGCGCAGCCGAGGCCAGCTTGCCCGGCTGGTTGAACGATGACTCGGCCACGAGCAATACCGCTGCGGCGCTTACGCCATTCTCGTTCGACGAGCCGCCCAGCGAACCCACGCACGCGACACCGCCCGGCCCACCAACCTGGCTGGTTGGCGATGTGAGCGACTCGGCCGAGATGATGCCCACCTGGATGAAGGATGCTGCGGCACAACCAACCGAGCCGGAACCGCCAGCCCCGGCGAGCGCGGCCGCGCCGGCCGATCTACCGCTGTGGATGGAAGATCGTGCTGATGCCGAGGCTGCGCCGTCGCCGATGCCGAGCGAGCCGCCCGCCGCACCAAGCACGCCCGCGCCAGACCTTGTGCCGGCCGAACCAGAGGCCGACGACGTGCCTGCCTGGCTGCGCGATGCCGGGGCGACGCCCGCCGCCACGCCACCCCCCACGCCGGCGGAGCCTGGCAACCTGCCAAACTGGCTCCAGGAAGTGCCGCCCGCACTGCCGCCGGCCGATACAATGCCCGATTGGCTGCACGACAATGTTCCGGCCCAGCCAGCGCCAGATGAGTCGGTTCCCGATTGGCTGCGCGCGATTCAGCCAACACCGCCACCGGCAGACTCGACGCCGGCATCCGCTGCGCCCGAGCACATGCCCGCCTGGCTGCGCGATACCTCTGCCAGCGCAGCTCCACCGCACGTGCCCGATACTGAGCCTGTACCGGACTGGCTGAGCAACACTGCAGTACCACCGCCGGCCGAGCCACCAGCGGCAGCCGGGCTGCCAGGCGCGCCCGAGGCGCTGCCAGCCTGGCTACAGCCGGCCGAATCGGCGCCGCCACCCGGCGCTGCCGATGATCTGCCGCCATGGCTGCGCGACGAGGCCGGCCAACCGCTGCCCACCGCCGGGGCGCCGGGTGACGCCAACCTACCAACATGGCTGCGTGGCGCGGCCGCCGAGGCACCGGCCCAACCCGAGGCGCCCACCGCACCCGGCGCAGCTGGATTCGACTGGTTCAGCGAGCCGGCCCCGGCAGCCGCGCAGCCGGCCGCCAGCGATGCCACCGAACTCGTCGGCGGAGTCGAGCTACCTGCCTGGCTACGGCCAGCCGAGGCCGAGCCGGCGAAGGAAGAGATCAACCCTGCCGATGCACGCTCGCTCGATTGGCTCACGCGCCTGGGCGCCCACGAAGACGACGAGGCCGACAGCGGCGCTACGACCCCGGCAGTGCGCTTAGCGCCGCCGGCTCTGCCCAGGCGCACGCCCATGCAGATCGAGGCGATCGGGCTGCTCGAGCAGCTCGCGGCCGCGCCTTTCCCTGCACCGGCCGCCGCACCGGCCGCCGCAGCGCAGAGCATCTGGCAGCGGCTTGGGATCGAGCGGCTGTTGTACCTGGCACTACTGCTGGTAAGCATCGCCGCGCTCACCGCCCCGCCCGACATGTTGGGCCTGAACAGCGCACCGAGCGCGCCGGGCGCACAGCAGCTGTTCAGCCAGATCGACACTCTTGGCGCGAACGATATCGTACTGGTGGGCTATGAGTGGGATGCGCGCCGCAGTGGCGAGCTACGCCCGCTCGAGCAGGCGGTGATCGACCACCTCATTCAGCATAAAGTCAAGCTCGTGCTGATCAGCACCGACCCTCAAGGCTCGCTGCTGCTCTACGATCTGCGCGATCGGCTGGGCGCGGCCGGGTACAAGCCGAGTGGCGAAGACTATGTGCTGCTGGGCTACAAGCCCGGCGGCGAGCTGGCGCTGCGCTCGATGGCCCTGGATCTGCCGGCGACATTCCGGTCGGACTTTCAGGGCAACGACGCCACCACCAGCGTATTGGACACCACGGCCGATCGCCAGGTGCGGCTCAAGACGCTGGGCGACTTCTCGATGATGCTGGTGCTGGCCGACGAGGCCTCGGACGTGCAGAGCTGGATGGAGCAGGTGTACCCGAGCGCGGCGCGCCCCGATGGCAGCCGCAGCCCGCTCGCATTCCTACTGCCCTCGGAAACTACACCGATCGTCCAACCCTACCTGGGCATGGCCAATGTACAGCACCTGGCCGGCAGGCAGGGCGCACTGGCCTACCAGCACCTGCGCAGCGACGGTATGCCGGCCGAGCAGATCGCCGCCGAGATCAGCCACCAGCGCTCGAGCATGCTGGCCTATATCGCGCTGTTCGTAATCGGCGCGCTTGTGGTTGCGATCTATAGCGCGGCCACACGCGCGAGGAGCCGGCCGTGACACCTGCCATCATTCATTTCATTGCGGTTGTGCTGACCATCATGGTGCTGAGCCGGATCGCCGGCGACAACCCGCTGTTTCGGGTTGCCCAATACCTGTTCGTCGGCGTCTCGCTTGGCCTCGCGTTCGTAGTGGCATACCACCAGGTGCTGGCTCCAGCGATCAGGACTGTCGGCACCGACCAGAATAGCGCGGTGGTCTACGGCGTACCGCTACTCCTGGGCCTGCTGCTACTGCCGCGAATCAGCCGCCGCCAGGAGCTCTCGTGGCTCGCGAATATTCCGCTGGCGCTGATCTTCGGCGTTGGCGCGGCGCTGGCGGTTGGCGGCGCGATTGTCGGCACGCTGGTGCCACAGATCCTCGACACCGCCAACCGGCCGCTCGCCGGCAGTGCCGCACAGATCGCCGGCACAATCGTGCTGGCGCTCGGCACGGCACTCACGCTGGGCACGTTCTACTACACTGCGCCGAAAGAAGGCCCAAGCGCGCGAATCGCGGCGGTGACATCGGCGCTGGGCCACTGGATATTGATGATCGCGTTTGGCTTCTTCTTTGCCAGCGCGGTGCAGAGCTACCTGAGCGCGCTGACCGAGCGGCTAGGGCTGCTGATTGACTTTGTGCGCGGCCTGGCCGGCTAGTGCGCATCCGAATCACAACCACCCGATGGATACGTACGCCTTAATAACGGTACCACTATGCCACAGAAACCGGGCGCACTGCTCGTCGCCGAGATCGGCAATGTGACCACTCGCGTAACGCTGATCGACCTTGTCGACGGCGAGATGCGCTTGATCGGCCAGGCCAGCGTGCCCAGCACCACTGAACCACCGTACGACAACGCGGTATTCGCGATCCTCGAGGCAGCCACGCAGCTCGGCGAAACCACCGGCCGCCAGCTGATGCACGACGGCAGCTTGATGATGCCGCAAACCAACGAGCGCGATGGCATCAACGCGGTAGTGGCCGCCACCAGCGCCTGCCCACCGATGGGGATCGTGATCGCCGCAGTCGCCAGCGAAGTATCGGCCCGTAGCGCGGCGCGCGCCAGCCGGGCCACCTACACCACAATCTTGCAGACGATCACGCTCGATGAGTCGGCCGGGGGCAACACTGGCGGCGATAGCTCGTGGATCGAGCGCCAGGTGCAGACGCTCATGGGTATCAAGCCCGACCTGGTGGTGATCGCGGGCGGGCTGGAAGATGGTGCCGAAGATTCGCTGGTGCGGCTGGCCCATATCGTCGGCCTGACCTCAGTGACGAATCGTGTCGACTCAGATGGCCAGCAGCGCCACGATATCAATAAGCGCAAGGTGCTGTTCGCCGGCAACAGCGCGGCGCGCGAGCGTGTGATCGAGGCACTCTCGAGCCGCGCCGACCTCCAGGTGATCGAGAATGTCCGGCCATCGCTTGAGGTCGAGCAACTCGAGCCGGCGCGCCAGGCGATCATCAAGCTGTACAATGAGTCGCTGCTGGCAAGCCTGCCTGGTGCCGGGGCGTTGCGCCGGCTCAGCAATACGCCACTGGTGGCCGCCAGCGATGCAACCGGGCTGATGACGCGCTTCATCGCCGAGCACTACCACCGCGCCACGCTGACAATCGACTGTGGCTCGGCCAACACCGCCGTGTACTATGCTAATACCGGTAGCTATACGCCGGTGGTGTTCGGCGGGGTCGGCAGCGGCTATGGCATTGGCGGGCTGCTGGCCGAGCGTGGCGCCGCCGCAATCGCACGCTGGCTGCCATTTGCGATCAGCGAGCGCGAGCTGACACACTGGTTGCTTAACAAACTACTGCGCCCACAGACCATCCCCAGTTCGCGCGAGGATGTGCTGATCGAGCATGCCGTGGCGCGCGAGGCGCTAAACCTGGCGATGAGCACATTCCAGAGCGAGCGAGCGGCTGCCTACGATTATGTGATCGCCGGCGGCGGCGTGTTGTCGAATGCTCAGCCGCCGGGGCTGGCGGCGCTTACAATCCTCGATGCGCTTCAGCCGAGCGCCAGCGAGAGCGTGCTGGCGATCGAACTGCACCTCGACACGCTCGGGCTGATCGGCTCGTGCGGCGCGCTGGCATTCAGCAACCCCGATGCAGCCCTGACCCTGTTCGAGCACGATCTGCTCGGCAACACGCCACTGGCCACCTGCGTGGTAGCGCTCGGCGGCGGGCGTACAGGCGACGTGGCCGTCGAGGCCGAGCTGAAAGAGAGCAGCGGGGCCATCCAGCGCATCACCGTCGAGCATGGCCAGCTTGGGCGGCTAGCGCTGCCACCCGGCCGCAAGGCTCAGCTCACGCTGCGCCCGGTCAGCAATGTGCGGATCGGCCGTAACGCACCTGGTGAAGAGGTGGCCTCGGAGGTAGCGGCGATCAGTGGCAGCGCGCTTGGCGTGATTATCGATGCGCGCGGCCGGCCGCTGCGCCTGCCCGACGAGCCGGCCGGCCGGCAGAGGCTGCTCTGGGAGTGGCTGCTGGCGCTTGGCGCCGAGAGTGGCCCACTGCCCTACCCGATCGCCGAGATCACCAGCGAGCCGCCGCTCAGCGTCGCGCCGACCAACGGCAGCATCGCGTTTGCCGATGTGGAGGCCCCGCCACCCGTGCCGCCGGCCCGGCCCGGCGAGTCGGCGCCGATCGAGCGCGACCTGGCCCAGCTACGCCAGACGATCGAGGAGCCCAAGAAGCGCGGCATATTCCGCCGCAAATAGGCCGTGCCGGTAGTTTGAGAATCCGCACGCAGCTGCTCTGCAATTGCGTGCGGATTTTCTGTGCTTCAGCGGCTACCCGAACACCAGGGAATCATAGCCCACGCTACTGCTCGGCGATCGTGATCTTGACGATCTGCTCGCCCGGCGTGGTGGGGTTGAGATCGGGGTCGCGCAGCGGGATGCCATCGACGATCGCCTGGCCCTGCTCGACCTCGCCAAACACGGTATACTGCTGATTGAGGTGTGCCGCAGCCGCAGTAGTGATGAAGAACTGCGAGCCATTACTGTTTGGTTGCGAGCTGTGCGCCATCGCCACGATGCCGGGGCGATCGAACAGCACCTTGTCGGTGAACTCATCGGGCACGGTGTAGCCTGGCCCCCCCGTGCCGGTGCCGGTTGGGTCGCCACCCTGAGCCATAAAGCCCTGTAGCACGCGATGCCAGGTCAGCCCATCGTAGAAGCCAGCCTTCGACAGGAATACGAAGCTATTGACGGTCTGGGGCGCCAGGTCGGGCCGCAGCTTGATCACAATATCGCCGCGCGGCGTGGTGATCGTGGCGGTGTAGCGTTTGCTCGGATCGATCGTCATTGGCGGAGCGGCACTGTAGGTTGGCTTTGTACCTGCCGGCGCAGCGGCAGCCGGCGCGGTAGTAGCCTCGGCCGCGAATGGTAGGGCTGTCGGCACCGCAGCAGCCGAGCCGCCGCGATTCGACACAAGCATCAGCACCAGCCCGACCAGCAGCGCCACCACGACCGCCGCCGAGAGGATGCCGGGCAGCGGGTTCTGGCGTGGCGCGGGGGCGGCCTTCTTCGAACGATTTGGTTGACTCACACGTAGCTCCTCACGCAGGTAGGATCAGGTCGGTAATCGACACACCGCCTGCTATTATACCCGATTGGCACGCATAGGTAGCTAACAATCTGCTAAAGAATAGGCGACGTCAGTGCCGCCTGACCCCGCCCCCCGCGTGAGAGCAGGATGCGGCCGCCGGGCACGCACGCACGTACATCAGATTTGACACGGCATCCGTAGATCGGTATTATCGACGCGCCAGATCGCGCTGGTTCTACGTTGTAGCGCACCAGCAGGAAGAAGATCAAACCTATGAACGACAACGATACCACCAGCAGCCGCAAGCTCGACCACGTGCGAATCGTGCTTGACGAGGATGTGGCGGCCAAGGGTGTGCATACCGGCTTCGCGGCCTACCAGCTGCCGCACGATGCTGTGCCCGAGCTCGATCTGGCCGAGATCGACACGCATACCACGTTTCTGGGCAAGCCGCTCCGCGCGCCGCTGCTGATCAGCTCGATGACGGGCGGCGCGCATGATGTGGCCCAGATCAACCTGGCGCTGGCCGAGGCGGCGCAGGCGCTCGGCCTGGCCATAGGCGTTGGGTCGCAGCGCTCGGCCATCCGCGACGCGCGCCTGGCCTACACCTACCAGGTGCGGCGCGTGGCGCCAAGCATTCCCGTGCTGGCAAACCTGGGCGCGGTGCAGCTCAACTATGGCTACGGCGTTGACGAGTGCCGGCGCGCGGTAGAGATGATCGAGGCCGACGCGCTGATCTTGCACTTGAACCCGCTGCAAGAGGCAGTGCAACCCGAGGGCAACACCAACTTCAAGGGCCTGCTCAAGCGGATCGAGGCGGTGTGCAAGGCGCTCGACGTGCCGGTGATCGCCAAGGAGGTGGGCAACGGCATTGGCGTGCGCGCGGCGCGGCGGCTGGCCGAGGCGGGGGTGTGGGGCATCGACGTAGCCGGTGCCGGCGGCACCAGCTGGAGCGAGGTCGAGCGCTTTCGGCACAGCACCGAGCTGGGCGCGCGCGTGGCCGGCGCATTTGCCGGCTGGGGGCTGCCGACTGCCGAGGCCATCCGCCAGGTACGGGCCGCGCTGCCTCAGATCACGCTGATCGGCAGCGGCGGGATTCGCAGCGGCGTCGATATTGCCAAGGCCATCGCGCTAGGCGCCAACCTGGCCGGCACCGCCAAGCCCGCGCTTGGCCCGGCCGCAGCCGCTGGCGGCACGGCCGCAGTGGTGGCCGGCATGCAGGCCTATATCGACGAGCTGCGGATCGCTATGTTCTGTAGTGGCTGCGGCGATCTGAGCGCGCTACGCAGGCTCACGCTAGAGCGGGGGTAACGCAAAGTCGCAAAGACGCCGAGAAGCATGGTGTCTTCGCGTTAAACGAGCCGTTATGCATGTCACCAATTTAAGCCTGCGTGATTTTCGCGCGTACGAGCGGCTCGATCTCGCGATCGAACCAGGCACCACGCTATTCTATGGGCCGAACGCGGCTGGCAAGACCACCATCCTCGAGGCGCTGTTCTACCTGGCCACCACCCGCTCGCCGCGCGCCGGCGCCGACCGCGAGCTGGTGCGCTGGGAGGCGCAGGGCGATATCGGCACACCGCCGTTTGCACGGCTGCTGTGCGATGTGCGGCGCAGCGACGGCAAGGTGCGGCTCGAGGTGATCGTGCAGCGCCGCGCCGACGACGAGGGCCAGCTGACTGGCGCATCGCTCAAGACCGTGCGGGTCGACCGCAAGGCCGTGCGCGCGCTCGATCTGGTGGGCAACCTGCGGGTGGTGCTGTTCACGCCGGCCGACCTGGCGCTGATCACCGGGGCGCCGGCTGAGCGGCGGCGCTACCTCGACGTGACGCTCTCGCAGCTGAACGGCCGCTATGTGCGCACGCTCTCGCACTACCAGAAGGTGGTGCAGCAGCGCAATAGCCTGCTGCGCGCCTGGCGCGAGCGCCGCCGCCCGCTGCGCGGCGCCGACGACGAGCTGGCCTTCTGGGATCGCGAGCTGGCGCTGGCCGGCAGCTACGTGCTGCGCGAGCGCATGGCCGCAGTGGCCGAGCTGAACACGCTGATCGGCCCGATCTTCTGCCGGGTGACTGCCGGCAACACCCCGCTGCTGGCGGCCTACCAGAGCAGCGTGGCCGGCATCACCGGCACGCCCGACGAGCGCACGATCGAGGCGGCATTTCTGGCACACCTGGTGCGCCTGCGCGACGACGAGATCGGGCGCGGGCAGACGCTGATCGGCCCGCACCGCGACGACCTGCTGCTCACGATGGGCAGCATGAGTATCGGCACGTATGGCTCGCGTGGGCAGCAGCGTAGCGCCACGCTGGCGCTCAAGCTTGGCGAGGCCGAGCTCATGCGCGCGCGCGCGGGCGACGCGCCGGTGCTGCTGCTCGACGACCTGCTGTCGGAGCTGGACGCTGAGCGGCGCGCGCATCTGCTCGAGACGCTGGCCCAGCCCGACCAGCAGACGCTGGTGACGGCAACCGGCATCGAGGATTT
The sequence above is drawn from the Candidatus Kouleothrix ribensis genome and encodes:
- a CDS encoding type 2 isopentenyl-diphosphate Delta-isomerase, with the protein product MNDNDTTSSRKLDHVRIVLDEDVAAKGVHTGFAAYQLPHDAVPELDLAEIDTHTTFLGKPLRAPLLISSMTGGAHDVAQINLALAEAAQALGLAIGVGSQRSAIRDARLAYTYQVRRVAPSIPVLANLGAVQLNYGYGVDECRRAVEMIEADALILHLNPLQEAVQPEGNTNFKGLLKRIEAVCKALDVPVIAKEVGNGIGVRAARRLAEAGVWGIDVAGAGGTSWSEVERFRHSTELGARVAGAFAGWGLPTAEAIRQVRAALPQITLIGSGGIRSGVDIAKAIALGANLAGTAKPALGPAAAAGGTAAVVAGMQAYIDELRIAMFCSGCGDLSALRRLTLERG
- the recF gene encoding DNA replication/repair protein RecF, which gives rise to MHVTNLSLRDFRAYERLDLAIEPGTTLFYGPNAAGKTTILEALFYLATTRSPRAGADRELVRWEAQGDIGTPPFARLLCDVRRSDGKVRLEVIVQRRADDEGQLTGASLKTVRVDRKAVRALDLVGNLRVVLFTPADLALITGAPAERRRYLDVTLSQLNGRYVRTLSHYQKVVQQRNSLLRAWRERRRPLRGADDELAFWDRELALAGSYVLRERMAAVAELNTLIGPIFCRVTAGNTPLLAAYQSSVAGITGTPDERTIEAAFLAHLVRLRDDEIGRGQTLIGPHRDDLLLTMGSMSIGTYGSRGQQRSATLALKLGEAELMRARAGDAPVLLLDDLLSELDAERRAHLLETLAQPDQQTLVTATGIEDFDAAFLARARTIRVEGSKLYPS
- a CDS encoding peptidylprolyl isomerase, whose translation is MLVSNRGGSAAAVPTALPFAAEATTAPAAAAPAGTKPTYSAAPPMTIDPSKRYTATITTPRGDIVIKLRPDLAPQTVNSFVFLSKAGFYDGLTWHRVLQGFMAQGGDPTGTGTGGPGYTVPDEFTDKVLFDRPGIVAMAHSSQPNSNGSQFFITTAAAAHLNQQYTVFGEVEQGQAIVDGIPLRDPDLNPTTPGEQIVKITIAEQ
- a CDS encoding glutamate mutase L, yielding MPQKPGALLVAEIGNVTTRVTLIDLVDGEMRLIGQASVPSTTEPPYDNAVFAILEAATQLGETTGRQLMHDGSLMMPQTNERDGINAVVAATSACPPMGIVIAAVASEVSARSAARASRATYTTILQTITLDESAGGNTGGDSSWIERQVQTLMGIKPDLVVIAGGLEDGAEDSLVRLAHIVGLTSVTNRVDSDGQQRHDINKRKVLFAGNSAARERVIEALSSRADLQVIENVRPSLEVEQLEPARQAIIKLYNESLLASLPGAGALRRLSNTPLVAASDATGLMTRFIAEHYHRATLTIDCGSANTAVYYANTGSYTPVVFGGVGSGYGIGGLLAERGAAAIARWLPFAISERELTHWLLNKLLRPQTIPSSREDVLIEHAVAREALNLAMSTFQSERAAAYDYVIAGGGVLSNAQPPGLAALTILDALQPSASESVLAIELHLDTLGLIGSCGALAFSNPDAALTLFEHDLLGNTPLATCVVALGGGRTGDVAVEAELKESSGAIQRITVEHGQLGRLALPPGRKAQLTLRPVSNVRIGRNAPGEEVASEVAAISGSALGVIIDARGRPLRLPDEPAGRQRLLWEWLLALGAESGPLPYPIAEITSEPPLSVAPTNGSIAFADVEAPPPVPPARPGESAPIERDLAQLRQTIEEPKKRGIFRRK